A region of Streptomyces deccanensis DNA encodes the following proteins:
- a CDS encoding 30S ribosomal protein bS22 yields the protein MGSVIKKRRKRMAKKKHRKLLKRTRVQRRNKK from the coding sequence GTGGGCTCTGTTATCAAGAAGCGGCGCAAGCGGATGGCTAAGAAGAAGCACCGCAAGCTGCTCAAGCGCACCCGCGTTCAGCGTCGCAACAAGAAGTAA
- a CDS encoding helix-turn-helix domain-containing protein yields MAAAGERPLNEVQFLTVAEVAAVMRVSKMTVYRLVHSGHLPAIRVGRSFRVPEQAVHEYLRESYVGVETA; encoded by the coding sequence ATGGCTGCAGCTGGCGAGAGGCCTCTGAACGAGGTTCAGTTCCTGACCGTGGCGGAAGTCGCCGCGGTGATGCGCGTGTCGAAGATGACCGTGTACCGCTTGGTGCACAGCGGTCATCTGCCGGCGATCCGGGTGGGCAGGTCCTTCCGGGTGCCGGAGCAAGCGGTACACGAGTACCTCCGCGAGAGCTATGTGGGGGTGGAGACGGCCTGA
- a CDS encoding lysophospholipid acyltransferase family protein has protein sequence MADAKVIPFDDDRTRGGAVQRPPRRRSTGSRRKGESAVVRDVRESGEVQALPGRAAATDDVPVTREKPEPPQEAAEAQDGGGLERRIAGGLAFLRKRLTGDYEVDDFGYDAELTDQVLMSLLRPVYEKYFRVEVKGIENIPTDGGALIVANHSGTLPMDGLMMQVAVHDNHPTGRHLRLLAADLVFMLPVVNELARKLGHTLACAEDAARLLEQGELVGVMPEGFKGLGKPFGDRYKLQRFGRGGFVSTALRTGTPIIPCSIVGAEEIYPMIGNSKTLARLLGFPYFPITPTFPWLGPLGAVPLPTKWTIQFGEPIPTDGYPPEAAEDPMLMFNLTDQVREQIQHTLYKLLVQRRSVFF, from the coding sequence ATGGCGGATGCCAAGGTCATTCCGTTCGACGACGACCGGACGCGCGGGGGTGCCGTGCAGCGCCCGCCGCGCCGGCGGAGCACGGGGAGTCGGCGCAAGGGCGAGAGCGCGGTCGTCCGGGACGTCCGTGAATCCGGCGAGGTCCAGGCACTCCCCGGACGGGCGGCGGCGACGGATGATGTTCCTGTGACACGGGAGAAGCCGGAGCCGCCCCAGGAGGCCGCCGAGGCACAGGACGGCGGCGGGCTGGAGCGACGGATCGCGGGCGGGCTCGCGTTCCTGCGCAAGCGCCTCACGGGCGACTACGAGGTCGACGACTTCGGCTACGACGCCGAGCTCACCGACCAGGTGCTGATGTCCTTGCTGCGGCCGGTGTACGAGAAGTACTTCCGGGTCGAGGTGAAGGGCATCGAGAACATCCCGACGGACGGCGGCGCCCTGATCGTCGCCAACCACTCGGGGACGCTGCCGATGGACGGCCTGATGATGCAGGTCGCCGTGCACGACAACCACCCCACGGGCCGGCATCTGCGGCTGCTCGCGGCGGACCTGGTCTTCATGCTGCCGGTGGTCAACGAGCTGGCCCGCAAGCTCGGGCACACCCTCGCGTGCGCGGAGGACGCCGCACGGCTGCTGGAGCAGGGCGAGCTGGTCGGTGTCATGCCGGAGGGCTTCAAGGGGCTCGGCAAGCCCTTCGGGGACCGCTACAAGCTCCAGCGGTTCGGTCGGGGCGGCTTCGTCTCCACGGCCCTGCGGACGGGGACGCCGATCATCCCGTGCTCGATCGTGGGCGCGGAGGAGATCTACCCGATGATCGGGAACTCCAAGACGCTCGCCCGGCTGCTCGGTTTCCCGTACTTCCCGATCACGCCGACGTTCCCGTGGCTCGGCCCGCTGGGTGCCGTACCGCTGCCGACGAAGTGGACCATCCAGTTCGGCGAGCCGATTCCGACGGACGGTTATCCGCCGGAGGCCGCCGAGGATCCGATGCTGATGTTCAATCTGACCGACCAGGTGCGGGAGCAGATCCAGCACACGCTGTACAAGCTGCTGGTGCAGCGGCGGTCGGTGTTCTTCTAG
- a CDS encoding glutaredoxin family protein has product MAGMSAMFRRTPKNPGERLVTLIGKPGCHLCDDAEAVIGKVCGELGVPWEKKDITQDEELHRQYWEQIPVVLVDGAQHTFWRVNEERLRKALT; this is encoded by the coding sequence ATGGCCGGCATGAGTGCCATGTTCCGGCGGACGCCGAAGAATCCCGGTGAGCGACTCGTCACACTGATCGGCAAACCGGGGTGCCATCTGTGCGACGACGCGGAGGCGGTGATCGGGAAGGTCTGCGGTGAGCTGGGCGTTCCCTGGGAGAAGAAGGACATCACCCAGGACGAGGAACTGCACCGGCAGTACTGGGAGCAGATCCCCGTCGTGCTCGTGGACGGCGCGCAGCACACCTTCTGGCGTGTGAACGAGGAGCGCCTCCGCAAAGCCCTCACCTAG
- a CDS encoding NAD-dependent epimerase/dehydratase family protein, whose translation MGKVVLVTGVARQLGGRFVRRIQRDPQVDRVIAVDAVPPGHHLGGADFVQADIRQPAIARLLAEYNVDTVVHMDVTGTPLGSGGRATLKETNVIGTMQLLGACQKSPLVKRLVVKSSTNVYGSAPRDPAVFTETTPPKSLPSGGFAKDTVEVEGYVRGFARRRPDVAVCVLRFANILGPSADSPLASYFSLPVLPTVLGYDPRLQFVHEDDVIEVLRIASHEPARGTLNSGTFNIAGDGVLLLSQCARRLGRPTVPLLMPAVSWVGSMVRTLGFTDFSPEQLRLLTHGRVVSTNQMRETLGYRARYTTAETFADFARSRGPGLLPPEALAGAIDRIAALPVPTVGGGQPPTQSAN comes from the coding sequence TTGGGGAAGGTCGTGCTCGTCACCGGTGTGGCCCGTCAACTGGGAGGCCGGTTCGTGCGGCGGATCCAGCGCGACCCGCAGGTCGACCGGGTCATCGCGGTGGACGCGGTGCCGCCCGGACACCACCTGGGCGGCGCGGACTTCGTCCAGGCCGACATCCGTCAGCCCGCCATAGCCCGTCTGCTGGCGGAGTACAACGTGGACACCGTCGTGCACATGGACGTCACGGGCACCCCGCTGGGCAGCGGCGGCCGCGCCACGCTGAAGGAGACCAACGTCATCGGCACCATGCAGTTGCTCGGTGCCTGTCAGAAGTCCCCGTTGGTCAAGCGGCTGGTCGTGAAGTCCAGTACGAACGTCTACGGTTCCGCGCCCCGCGATCCGGCCGTGTTCACCGAGACCACCCCGCCCAAGTCGCTGCCCAGCGGCGGCTTCGCCAAGGACACCGTCGAGGTCGAGGGGTACGTCCGCGGATTCGCCCGGCGGCGGCCCGATGTGGCCGTGTGCGTGCTGCGGTTCGCGAACATCCTCGGGCCGAGCGCCGATTCGCCGCTCGCCTCGTACTTCTCGCTGCCGGTGCTGCCGACCGTGCTGGGCTACGACCCCCGGCTGCAGTTCGTGCACGAGGACGACGTCATCGAGGTGCTGCGGATCGCCTCGCACGAACCGGCGCGGGGCACCCTCAACAGCGGCACGTTCAACATCGCGGGCGACGGCGTCCTGCTGCTCTCGCAGTGCGCGCGGCGGCTCGGCCGGCCGACGGTGCCGCTGCTGATGCCGGCGGTCAGCTGGGTCGGCTCGATGGTCCGCACGCTGGGCTTCACGGACTTCTCGCCGGAGCAGCTGCGGCTGCTGACGCACGGGCGGGTCGTGTCGACGAACCAGATGCGCGAGACGCTGGGCTACCGGGCCCGTTACACGACCGCCGAGACGTTCGCGGACTTCGCGCGCAGCAGGGGCCCCGGCCTCCTGCCCCCCGAGGCCCTCGCTGGGGCCATCGACCGGATCGCCGCCCTGCCCGTGCCCACCGTGGGTGGCGGTCAACCCCCGACGCAGAGCGCCAACTGA
- a CDS encoding redox-sensing transcriptional repressor Rex, whose amino-acid sequence MATGRTHRPATRSRGIPEATVARLPLYLRALTALSERSVPTVSSEELAAAAGVNSAKLRKDFSYLGSYGTRGVGYDVEYLVYQISRELGLTQDWPVVIVGIGNLGAALANYGGFASRGFRVAALIDADPAMAGKPVAGIPVQHTDELEKIIDDNGVSIGVIATPAGAAQQVCDRLVAAGVTSILNFAPTVLSVPDGVDVRKVDLSIELQILAFHEQRKAGEEAAGEAEAVPLAPKESGKGPDGDVPAVMPA is encoded by the coding sequence GTGGCAACTGGCCGAACTCACCGACCGGCGACCCGTAGCCGAGGGATTCCCGAGGCCACCGTCGCCAGGCTTCCGCTGTACCTCCGTGCCCTCACCGCGCTGTCGGAGCGCTCGGTGCCCACCGTTTCATCCGAGGAACTGGCGGCCGCCGCGGGGGTCAACTCCGCGAAGCTGCGCAAGGACTTCTCGTACCTGGGCTCGTACGGCACCCGGGGTGTGGGCTACGACGTCGAGTATCTCGTCTACCAGATCTCGCGTGAGCTGGGGCTGACCCAGGACTGGCCGGTCGTGATCGTCGGTATCGGTAACCTCGGCGCCGCGCTCGCCAATTACGGCGGGTTCGCCTCGCGCGGGTTCCGGGTGGCGGCGTTGATAGACGCCGACCCGGCGATGGCGGGCAAGCCGGTCGCGGGGATCCCGGTCCAGCACACGGACGAGCTGGAAAAGATCATCGACGACAACGGTGTGTCCATCGGTGTGATCGCCACCCCCGCCGGTGCCGCCCAGCAGGTGTGCGACCGGCTGGTCGCCGCCGGTGTCACCTCGATCCTGAACTTCGCGCCCACCGTCCTGTCCGTGCCGGACGGTGTCGACGTGCGCAAGGTGGACCTCTCCATCGAGCTCCAGATCCTCGCCTTCCACGAGCAGCGCAAGGCCGGCGAGGAGGCCGCGGGCGAGGCCGAGGCCGTACCGCTGGCTCCCAAGGAGTCCGGGAAAGGGCCCGACGGGGATGTCCCCGCCGTGATGCCGGCATGA
- a CDS encoding acetoin utilization protein AcuC, translated as MSGRAQLMWDEAVTGYDFGPDHPMDPVRLALTRSLVTAFGLDREMDVVSAKPAGESTLRLVHREDYVAAVRAASADPAGADGSYGLGTVDDPAFAGMHEVSALIAGQSVGAAEAVWRGDALHAVNFAGGLHHAMPGGASGFCIYNDASIAIARLLELGAERVAYVDVDVHHGDGVQAAFWEDPRVLTISLHEHPRTLFPQTGWPEETGAPSSAEGSAVNVALPAGTGDAGWVRAFHAVVPELIADFRPQVLVTQHGADTHFEDPLAHLAVSLDAQRAVQVALHDLAHEYADGRWVALGGGGYAVVDVVPRSWTHLVAIAAGREIAPETVIPEEWRQQVFARTRQLAPARMTDGRWPVGWAGWEAGYDPADRLDQAVLATRKAVFPLRGLLP; from the coding sequence ATGAGCGGCCGCGCACAGCTGATGTGGGACGAGGCAGTAACGGGCTATGACTTCGGTCCGGACCATCCGATGGATCCGGTCCGGCTGGCGTTGACCCGGAGCCTGGTGACTGCCTTCGGGCTCGACCGGGAGATGGACGTCGTCTCGGCGAAGCCCGCCGGGGAGTCGACGCTGCGGCTCGTGCATCGCGAGGACTACGTGGCGGCGGTTCGGGCCGCGTCCGCCGATCCCGCGGGCGCGGACGGGTCGTACGGGCTGGGGACCGTGGACGATCCGGCCTTCGCCGGGATGCATGAGGTGTCCGCGCTCATCGCGGGGCAGTCGGTGGGGGCGGCGGAGGCCGTGTGGCGGGGGGACGCGCTGCACGCCGTGAACTTCGCGGGCGGGCTGCACCACGCGATGCCCGGCGGTGCTTCGGGGTTCTGCATCTACAACGACGCGTCGATCGCCATCGCCCGACTGCTGGAGCTGGGCGCCGAGCGCGTCGCCTACGTGGATGTCGACGTGCATCACGGGGACGGGGTGCAGGCGGCGTTCTGGGAAGACCCGAGGGTTCTGACGATCTCGCTGCACGAACATCCCCGGACGCTCTTCCCGCAGACCGGGTGGCCCGAGGAGACGGGCGCCCCGTCGAGTGCGGAGGGGTCGGCCGTGAACGTGGCGCTGCCGGCGGGGACCGGGGACGCGGGGTGGGTGCGGGCGTTCCACGCGGTGGTGCCCGAGCTGATCGCCGACTTCCGGCCGCAGGTGCTGGTGACCCAGCACGGTGCCGATACGCACTTCGAGGATCCGTTGGCGCATCTAGCGGTGTCGCTGGACGCGCAGCGGGCCGTCCAGGTCGCGCTGCACGACCTGGCGCACGAGTACGCCGACGGGCGGTGGGTCGCGCTCGGTGGGGGCGGTTACGCGGTGGTGGATGTGGTGCCGAGGTCGTGGACGCATCTGGTGGCGATCGCGGCGGGGCGGGAGATCGCGCCGGAGACGGTGATTCCGGAGGAGTGGCGGCAGCAGGTGTTCGCTCGTACGCGGCAGTTGGCGCCGGCGCGGATGACTGATGGGCGGTGGCCTGTGGGGTGGGCGGGGTGGGAGGCCGGGTACGACCCCGCGGATCGGTTGGATCAGGCGGTGTTGGCTACGCGGAAGGCTGTGTTTCCGTTGCGGGGGTTGTTGCCGTAG
- a CDS encoding HAD family hydrolase, translated as MRYDLVIFDNDGVLVDSESISNRLLAAFLTELGYPTSYEDSIREYMGSAMHRVHELVLERTGRPLPEDFDDVFHSRVFAAFERELKPVPGVMEVLEKLVADDVPFCVASSGSHERIRVGHRTTGLDRWFGPGLVFSAQDVGRGKPEPDLFLYAAARMGVAPERCVVVEDSPAGVRAGVSAGMDVYGFTAMTPADKLVGAKGYFSDMEELLDLLS; from the coding sequence ATGCGCTACGACCTCGTGATCTTCGACAATGACGGTGTTCTCGTCGACAGTGAGTCGATCTCCAACCGGCTGCTGGCGGCCTTCCTGACGGAGTTGGGGTACCCGACCTCGTACGAAGACTCCATTCGGGAGTACATGGGATCGGCGATGCACCGGGTGCACGAGCTCGTGCTGGAGCGGACGGGCAGACCGTTGCCGGAGGACTTCGACGATGTCTTCCACAGCCGGGTCTTCGCCGCGTTCGAGCGGGAGTTGAAGCCTGTTCCGGGTGTCATGGAGGTGCTGGAGAAGCTCGTTGCCGACGACGTGCCGTTCTGCGTGGCCTCGTCCGGGAGTCATGAGCGGATCAGGGTGGGGCACCGGACGACCGGCCTGGACCGGTGGTTCGGACCCGGGCTCGTCTTCAGCGCGCAGGATGTGGGGCGGGGGAAGCCGGAGCCCGATCTGTTCCTGTACGCGGCCGCGCGGATGGGAGTGGCGCCGGAGAGGTGTGTGGTTGTCGAGGACAGCCCCGCCGGGGTACGGGCCGGTGTGTCGGCCGGGATGGATGTGTACGGGTTCACGGCGATGACGCCCGCCGACAAGCTCGTCGGAGCCAAGGGGTACTTCTCGGACATGGAGGAGCTGCTCGATCTGCTGAGTTGA
- a CDS encoding phosphatase — translation MVSGGALREHLVGSGLAGRVATGREVSLRSYRLFAARDPRFLIGIDPEMPWRQRDVLALMAEKCGVSADPGCTSGQDVIDPELTVRALDRFAERLGAVARSGGAVLLGTGHPHRLIGFYGALADALSAVGCEVLTPATGRRVDITTRFGLRTYNLDYVRGVAVVREAPASRSGCATGVHTHSPLPVRTVLAAAAEAGGPLPDLVVGDHGWVCGAGQLGFEAIGLADTDDPALFVGEAEGRVSVAVPLDDGVRSDYYRPLTRYVLNRACLSQ, via the coding sequence GTGGTGAGTGGTGGGGCGTTGCGGGAGCATCTGGTGGGCTCCGGGCTGGCTGGGCGGGTCGCCACCGGCCGGGAGGTGAGTCTGCGGAGTTATCGGTTGTTCGCGGCTCGGGATCCTCGGTTTCTGATCGGGATCGATCCGGAGATGCCCTGGCGCCAGCGGGATGTGCTCGCTTTGATGGCGGAGAAGTGCGGGGTTTCGGCCGATCCGGGATGCACATCCGGGCAGGATGTGATCGATCCCGAGTTGACGGTGAGGGCGCTGGACCGCTTTGCGGAACGGCTCGGGGCGGTCGCTCGGAGTGGTGGGGCGGTGCTCCTCGGGACCGGACACCCGCATCGGCTGATCGGTTTCTACGGCGCGTTGGCGGACGCTTTGTCGGCGGTGGGATGTGAGGTTCTCACCCCAGCGACGGGTAGACGTGTCGACATAACGACCCGGTTCGGTCTACGCACGTACAACCTTGACTACGTACGAGGTGTCGCCGTCGTCCGCGAGGCGCCCGCCTCGCGCTCCGGTTGTGCGACCGGCGTGCACACGCATTCACCGCTCCCGGTTCGGACGGTTCTGGCGGCCGCCGCCGAGGCCGGTGGGCCGCTCCCGGACCTCGTCGTCGGAGACCACGGATGGGTCTGCGGCGCAGGTCAGCTGGGGTTCGAGGCGATCGGACTCGCCGATACGGACGATCCGGCGCTCTTCGTGGGGGAGGCGGAGGGGCGGGTGTCCGTCGCCGTTCCACTTGATGACGGTGTGCGGTCTGATTACTACCGACCGCTGACCCGCTACGTACTCAATCGGGCGTGTCTGTCACAGTAG
- a CDS encoding ECF subfamily RNA polymerase sigma factor, BldN family, with amino-acid sequence MYPHVGVDASGLATLRATVNQLLRGFVPTAYAVPALATSAAPVGPCYALADGSATVSRRGRSGSTATTTRRPAADSDSARMMDLVERAQSGEADAFGRLYDQYSDTVYRYIYYRVGGKATAEDLTSETFLRALRRIGTFTWQGRDFGAWLVTIARNLVADHFKSSRFRLEVTTGEMLDANEVERSPEDSVLESLSNAALLEAVRRLNPQQQECVTLRFLQGLSVAETARVMGKNEGAIKTLQYRAVRTLARLLPDDAR; translated from the coding sequence GTGTACCCACACGTCGGGGTTGACGCCTCGGGCCTGGCTACGCTGCGCGCGACGGTCAACCAACTGTTGCGCGGCTTCGTCCCCACCGCGTACGCCGTCCCCGCCCTCGCCACCTCCGCCGCGCCCGTCGGCCCGTGCTACGCACTGGCCGACGGCAGCGCGACGGTCAGCAGACGAGGCCGTTCGGGATCCACCGCCACGACCACCCGCCGTCCCGCCGCGGACAGCGACAGCGCCCGCATGATGGACCTCGTCGAACGCGCCCAGTCCGGCGAGGCCGACGCCTTCGGCCGTCTGTACGACCAGTACAGCGACACCGTCTACCGCTACATCTACTACCGGGTCGGCGGCAAGGCGACCGCCGAGGACCTCACCAGCGAGACGTTCCTGCGCGCCCTGCGCCGCATCGGCACGTTCACCTGGCAGGGCCGCGACTTCGGTGCCTGGCTGGTCACCATCGCCCGCAACCTGGTGGCCGACCACTTCAAGTCCAGCCGTTTCCGGCTGGAGGTCACCACCGGCGAGATGCTCGACGCCAACGAGGTCGAGCGCTCCCCCGAGGACTCCGTCCTGGAGTCCCTCTCCAACGCCGCCCTCCTGGAAGCCGTACGCCGGCTCAACCCCCAGCAGCAGGAGTGCGTCACCCTCCGCTTCCTCCAGGGCCTCTCCGTCGCCGAGACCGCCCGCGTCATGGGCAAGAACGAGGGCGCGATCAAGACCCTCCAGTACCGCGCGGTCCGCACCCTCGCCCGCCTCCTCCCGGACGACGCCCGCTGA
- a CDS encoding MFS transporter, translated as MTDVLRRGRAALAFSFFAQGVAFALLVTRIPAIQDRYGVSDALLPAFLAAVPILAGVGSVCTEQLVKKVPPSLVLRWSQPVVLLALLGVGAGEQMVVLGVALAAFGMAVGALDASMNMLGVSLQRAYGRSIMLGFHAVYSLGGIAGASLAWVGAHWDLALLVSYLPVVVVLLPAVLIGSRWYVDAGPETAEKEDAVPAQAGGAGGSVAFKLLLPLCLVMCFAYIGDSTVSNWSAKYLQDVLGSSEQLATVPYNVYMVTTLLGRSIGDFGVRRFGAAAVVRAGAIVAAVGFAVVAGAPGAWVGMLGFTLLGLGLCVLVPQTFAAAGRLFPGASDAAVARLNIFNYVGFLIGSPLVGAVGDLWSYRGAMLIPMALVLVTLVYARSFETEPDRYGGGHERPRTADVGRGSNGL; from the coding sequence ATGACAGATGTGCTGCGGCGCGGTAGGGCCGCGTTGGCGTTCAGCTTCTTCGCGCAGGGTGTCGCCTTCGCGCTGCTCGTGACGCGAATTCCGGCCATTCAGGACCGGTACGGGGTTTCCGACGCGCTGTTGCCCGCCTTCCTCGCCGCGGTGCCGATCCTCGCTGGGGTCGGCAGCGTCTGCACCGAGCAGCTCGTGAAGAAGGTGCCGCCGAGCCTGGTGCTGCGGTGGTCCCAGCCCGTCGTGCTCCTGGCGCTGCTCGGGGTGGGGGCCGGCGAGCAGATGGTGGTGCTCGGTGTCGCGCTCGCGGCCTTCGGGATGGCGGTCGGTGCGCTCGACGCGTCCATGAACATGCTCGGGGTGAGCCTGCAGCGGGCGTACGGGCGGAGCATCATGCTCGGCTTCCACGCGGTGTACAGCCTGGGCGGGATAGCAGGCGCCTCGTTGGCGTGGGTCGGGGCGCACTGGGATCTGGCGCTGCTGGTGTCGTATCTGCCGGTGGTGGTCGTGCTGTTGCCGGCCGTGCTGATCGGGAGCCGGTGGTACGTCGACGCCGGGCCGGAGACGGCTGAGAAGGAGGACGCCGTTCCGGCACAGGCGGGTGGGGCCGGCGGGTCCGTCGCCTTCAAGCTGCTGCTGCCGCTCTGTCTGGTGATGTGCTTCGCGTACATCGGGGACTCGACCGTCTCCAACTGGAGCGCCAAGTACCTGCAGGACGTGCTCGGAAGCAGTGAGCAGCTCGCGACCGTCCCGTACAACGTCTATATGGTCACCACGCTGCTCGGGCGGTCGATCGGGGACTTCGGGGTGCGGAGGTTCGGGGCCGCGGCCGTCGTGCGGGCCGGGGCGATCGTGGCGGCGGTCGGGTTCGCCGTGGTGGCGGGCGCGCCGGGGGCCTGGGTGGGCATGCTCGGGTTCACTCTGCTGGGGCTCGGGCTGTGTGTGCTGGTGCCGCAGACGTTCGCGGCGGCCGGACGGCTGTTCCCCGGAGCCTCGGATGCGGCTGTCGCGCGACTGAATATCTTCAACTATGTCGGGTTCTTGATCGGTTCTCCGTTGGTGGGGGCCGTGGGCGATCTCTGGAGCTATCGCGGGGCGATGCTCATTCCCATGGCGTTGGTGCTGGTGACCCTGGTGTACGCCCGGTCGTTCGAGACTGAACCGGACCGATACGGTGGCGGGCATGAGCGGCCGCGCACAGCTGATGTGGGACGAGGCAGTAACGGGCTATGA
- a CDS encoding HAD family hydrolase, with protein MAALGWLTPRRRSATARSVLAGEASAEAARKSSQALEDISPAPDAVQEPEFPVLGDDKAAAFFDLDNTVMQGASLFHFGRGLYKRKFFETRDLARFAWQQAWFRLAGSEDPEHMQDAQNSALSIVQGHRVAELTIIGEEIYDEYMAERIWPGTRALAQAHLDAGQKVWLVTAAPVEIAQVIARRLGLTGALGTVAESVDGVYTGKLVGEPLHGPAKAEAVRALAAAEGLDLSRCAAYSDSHNDIPMLSLVGHPYAINPDSKLRRHARDMDWRLRDYRTARKAAKVGLPAAAGVGAVAGGTAAAIALHRRRR; from the coding sequence ATGGCCGCTCTCGGATGGCTCACTCCCCGTAGGCGCTCCGCCACGGCGCGGAGCGTTTTGGCAGGCGAGGCCTCTGCGGAGGCAGCGCGCAAGTCCTCCCAGGCACTGGAGGACATCTCCCCCGCGCCCGACGCCGTCCAGGAACCGGAGTTCCCGGTTCTCGGCGACGACAAGGCCGCCGCCTTCTTCGATCTCGACAACACCGTCATGCAGGGCGCCTCGCTCTTCCACTTCGGCCGGGGCCTGTACAAGCGGAAGTTCTTCGAGACCCGCGACCTCGCCCGGTTCGCCTGGCAGCAGGCGTGGTTCAGGCTGGCGGGGTCCGAGGACCCCGAACACATGCAGGACGCCCAGAACTCCGCGCTCTCCATCGTCCAGGGCCACCGCGTCGCCGAACTGACGATCATCGGCGAGGAGATCTACGACGAGTACATGGCCGAGCGCATCTGGCCGGGCACCCGCGCCCTGGCCCAGGCCCACCTCGACGCCGGCCAGAAGGTCTGGCTCGTCACGGCCGCACCGGTGGAGATCGCCCAAGTGATCGCCCGCCGCCTCGGCCTGACCGGCGCGCTGGGCACGGTCGCGGAGTCCGTCGACGGCGTCTACACCGGCAAACTGGTCGGCGAGCCGCTGCACGGCCCGGCCAAGGCCGAGGCCGTCCGCGCCCTGGCCGCCGCCGAGGGTCTCGACCTCTCGCGCTGCGCCGCGTACAGCGACTCCCACAACGACATCCCGATGCTGTCGCTCGTGGGTCACCCGTACGCCATCAACCCCGACAGCAAACTCCGCAGGCACGCCCGCGACATGGACTGGCGGCTGCGCGACTACCGCACCGCCCGCAAGGCCGCCAAGGTCGGCCTCCCCGCGGCCGCGGGCGTGGGCGCGGTGGCCGGCGGCACGGCAGCCGCGATCGCGCTGCACCGCCGCCGCCGCTGA
- a CDS encoding DUF5667 domain-containing protein → MIANVSAHRRANAFAQALEELSDRGTAAEQPEGSVRAPAAEQTEQGRMVALTTGLDELPKPVLDPEVKVVHRAQLVAAMEAMLRDGTLAGREADPSVPEQRSGKARGAHRASPLGKLRPRSRLTKGLAAGGLSVGVAASAFGGVAAASSDALPGDSLYGLKRGIEDVKLTLADDSDDRGRLYLDQASTRLGEARRLMERGRSGHLDHESLGEIRRALTGMRHDAAEGHRLLHEAFERDPDSLGPIQALSAFSRSHREAWGALRDRLPVQLGDVSQQVSSVFDAIDDEVAPHSSLLPQPPAQGGDGKQRSPGSGSPGTTAPGGRPAPSSTGGSVGGSEDTGGKPKPSTSNSDSGGEGLVGGTTGGLLDPPQDDTASTAPSTDKSTPPDDPDVTLPPLLPGLLPGLGIDGDSGE, encoded by the coding sequence GTGATCGCGAACGTATCGGCGCACCGGCGGGCGAACGCCTTCGCCCAGGCCCTGGAGGAGCTGTCCGACCGGGGCACGGCGGCCGAGCAGCCCGAGGGATCGGTACGGGCCCCGGCAGCGGAACAGACCGAGCAGGGCCGCATGGTGGCCCTCACCACCGGTCTCGACGAGCTGCCCAAGCCCGTGCTCGACCCCGAGGTCAAGGTCGTCCATCGCGCCCAGTTGGTGGCCGCGATGGAAGCCATGCTGCGGGACGGCACGCTCGCGGGGCGCGAGGCGGACCCTTCGGTGCCCGAGCAGCGATCGGGCAAGGCACGAGGTGCTCACCGGGCGAGCCCGCTGGGGAAGTTGCGACCAAGGTCCCGTCTGACGAAGGGACTCGCCGCGGGCGGGCTCAGCGTCGGTGTGGCCGCGAGCGCCTTCGGCGGTGTGGCCGCCGCCAGCTCGGACGCTCTCCCCGGTGACTCGCTCTACGGCCTCAAGCGCGGCATCGAGGACGTGAAACTGACCCTGGCCGACGACAGCGACGACCGGGGCCGGCTCTATCTGGACCAGGCGTCCACCCGGCTCGGCGAGGCCCGCCGCCTCATGGAGCGCGGCCGGAGCGGACACCTCGACCACGAGTCGCTCGGCGAGATCCGGCGCGCCCTCACCGGGATGCGCCACGACGCCGCCGAGGGCCACCGACTGCTCCACGAGGCCTTCGAGCGAGATCCGGACTCCCTGGGCCCGATCCAGGCCCTGTCCGCCTTCTCCCGGTCCCACCGCGAGGCCTGGGGCGCGCTCCGCGACCGGCTGCCCGTGCAGCTCGGGGACGTGAGTCAGCAGGTCTCGTCGGTCTTCGACGCCATAGACGACGAGGTCGCCCCGCACTCGTCACTGCTTCCGCAGCCCCCCGCACAGGGCGGCGACGGCAAGCAGCGTTCCCCGGGCTCCGGTTCCCCCGGCACCACGGCCCCCGGCGGCCGCCCGGCCCCGAGCTCCACCGGCGGCTCCGTCGGCGGCTCCGAGGACACCGGCGGCAAGCCCAAGCCGTCCACGTCGAACTCGGACAGCGGCGGCGAAGGCCTCGTCGGCGGCACCACCGGCGGCCTGCTGGACCCGCCCCAGGACGACACCGCCAGCACGGCCCCGTCCACCGACAAGTCCACCCCGCCCGACGACCCCGACGTCACCCTCCCGCCCCTCCTCCCGGGCCTCCTGCCCGGCCTGGGCATCGACGGCGACAGCGGCGAATGA